From one Pseudomonas sp. B21-048 genomic stretch:
- a CDS encoding DUF2515 family protein — MTQCFKEQPCDEQRLNQNSRPVADCECKEVRLYGSKTLVTDVPILTCSCLWRRYQREAEEIVAPDGVLIADPVERNRVINAAYARLWLHDSRFQWAGLAAFASKQVGCGLLHAADSIEFIREEHEARQRLRESRRESGLLTRDRMAEQADELDDYKEADSRNPVPSVDFRSQGEDLSLVQQQFRHVHDMMALGNTTLFLDVFPLHEFYAKRGLKELKQCLKTRAGIYGHSKFPVLWPVEQKKLQFGLAYTEILLAFEAIEAGNIAESVVYLAWHEQKNILQPVIYEDRQLGALLRGNHAAYVTGFPSGVAQAIELTLTSQCQRVEDGRTIGFGNNPLADLSDIKQRMAFVLQAARRFDQLLNDHQHSVLEQSISEIASRGASI, encoded by the coding sequence ATGACCCAGTGTTTCAAAGAACAACCCTGCGATGAGCAGCGCCTGAACCAGAACAGCAGACCTGTTGCTGACTGTGAATGCAAAGAGGTGCGGCTTTATGGCAGCAAGACGCTTGTTACCGACGTGCCGATTCTTACGTGCTCATGCCTGTGGCGTCGCTACCAGCGCGAGGCGGAAGAAATCGTCGCACCTGATGGTGTACTGATTGCCGACCCGGTAGAGCGCAACCGCGTGATCAATGCTGCGTACGCCCGATTGTGGCTGCATGACTCAAGGTTTCAGTGGGCTGGGCTGGCGGCGTTTGCCTCAAAGCAGGTCGGTTGTGGGTTGTTGCATGCGGCAGACAGTATTGAATTCATTCGCGAGGAGCATGAGGCGCGGCAGCGTTTACGGGAAAGCCGGCGTGAGTCAGGGTTGTTGACTCGGGACAGGATGGCCGAGCAGGCGGATGAATTGGATGACTATAAAGAAGCCGACTCGCGTAATCCGGTGCCCTCTGTGGATTTCCGTTCACAAGGGGAGGACTTGTCGCTAGTTCAACAACAGTTCCGGCATGTGCACGACATGATGGCGCTGGGCAATACCACGTTGTTTTTGGATGTCTTTCCGTTGCATGAGTTTTATGCGAAGCGTGGGTTGAAGGAGTTGAAGCAGTGCCTGAAGACGCGGGCGGGGATTTATGGGCATTCGAAGTTTCCGGTGCTTTGGCCGGTGGAGCAGAAAAAACTACAGTTCGGGCTGGCCTACACGGAAATTTTGCTGGCTTTTGAGGCTATAGAGGCTGGGAACATAGCCGAGAGCGTGGTGTATCTGGCGTGGCATGAGCAGAAAAACATCCTGCAGCCGGTCATCTACGAAGACCGCCAACTGGGGGCGTTGCTGCGTGGCAATCATGCTGCCTACGTCACAGGCTTTCCTTCAGGTGTGGCCCAGGCGATCGAGTTGACGCTCACCAGTCAATGCCAGCGCGTGGAGGACGGGCGCACCATCGGTTTTGGCAATAACCCGCTGGCGGACTTGTCAGATATCAAGCAGCGAATGGCCTTCGTGCTCCAGGCCGCGAGACGATTTGATCAACTGCTCAACGACCACCAGCATAGTGTCCTGGAGCAGTCGATCAGCGAGATAGCATCGCGTGGTGCAAGCATATGA
- the accC gene encoding acetyl-CoA carboxylase biotin carboxylase subunit: MTAKLEKVLIANRGEIALRILRACKEMGIKTVAVYSKADKELMHLGLADESVCIGPASAAHSYLHIPAIIAAAEVTGATAIHPGYGFLAENADFAEQVENSGFAFIGPKAETIRLMGDKVSAKHAMIAAGVPTVPGSDGPLPEDEETALRIGREVGYPVIIKAAGGGGGRGMRVVHKEEDLIASAKLTRSEAGAAFGNPMVYLEKFLTNPRHVEVQVLSDGQGHAIHLGDRDCSLQRRHQKVLEEAPAPGIDENAREEVLARCVRACIDIGYRGAGTFEFLYENGHFYFIEMNTRVQVEHPVSEMVTGIDIVKEMLSIAAGNKLSYTQDDVVIRGHALECRINAEDPKTFMPSPGTVKHFHAPGGNGVRVDSHLYSGYAVPPNYDSLIGKLITYGATRDEAMARMRNALDEIVVDGIKTNIPLHRDLVRDAGFCKGGVNIHYLEHKLAGEKH, encoded by the coding sequence ATGACTGCGAAGTTGGAAAAAGTTCTGATCGCCAACCGCGGTGAGATTGCCCTGCGGATTCTGCGTGCCTGCAAAGAGATGGGCATCAAGACTGTCGCCGTTTACTCCAAGGCCGACAAAGAGCTGATGCACCTGGGCCTGGCAGACGAATCCGTCTGCATCGGCCCGGCCTCGGCCGCGCACTCTTACCTGCACATTCCGGCCATCATCGCCGCTGCTGAAGTGACTGGCGCTACTGCCATCCACCCAGGCTACGGCTTCCTTGCGGAAAACGCCGACTTTGCCGAACAGGTCGAGAACTCCGGCTTCGCGTTCATTGGCCCGAAAGCCGAAACCATTCGCCTGATGGGCGATAAGGTATCGGCCAAGCACGCCATGATCGCCGCTGGCGTCCCAACCGTTCCGGGTTCCGACGGCCCACTGCCTGAAGACGAAGAAACCGCTCTGCGCATTGGTCGCGAAGTCGGTTACCCGGTGATCATCAAAGCCGCTGGCGGCGGCGGTGGTCGCGGCATGCGCGTCGTGCACAAGGAAGAAGACCTGATCGCCTCGGCGAAACTGACCCGTTCCGAAGCGGGCGCAGCGTTCGGCAACCCGATGGTCTACCTGGAAAAATTCCTGACCAACCCACGTCACGTGGAAGTTCAGGTGCTTTCCGATGGACAGGGGCACGCCATCCATCTGGGTGACCGCGATTGCTCGCTGCAACGTCGTCACCAGAAGGTTCTCGAAGAAGCACCGGCACCGGGCATCGACGAGAATGCGCGCGAGGAAGTTCTCGCCCGCTGCGTCAGAGCTTGCATCGATATCGGCTACCGTGGCGCCGGCACTTTCGAGTTCCTGTACGAGAACGGCCATTTCTACTTCATCGAGATGAACACTCGTGTCCAGGTAGAACACCCGGTTTCGGAAATGGTCACCGGCATCGACATCGTCAAGGAGATGCTCAGCATCGCCGCTGGCAATAAGTTGTCGTACACCCAGGATGACGTCGTTATCCGCGGTCACGCGCTGGAATGCCGGATCAACGCCGAAGACCCGAAAACCTTCATGCCTAGCCCAGGCACGGTCAAGCATTTCCACGCGCCAGGCGGCAACGGCGTTCGCGTCGATTCGCACCTGTACAGTGGCTATGCCGTTCCGCCGAACTACGATTCGCTGATCGGCAAGCTGATCACCTACGGCGCAACCCGTGACGAAGCCATGGCGCGCATGCGCAATGCGCTGGACGAAATCGTTGTCGACGGGATCAAGACCAACATCCCGCTGCACCGCGACCTGGTCCGTGATGCTGGCTTCTGCAAAGGAGGCGTGAACATTCACTACCTCGAGCATAAGCTGGCTGGCGAAAAGCATTAA
- a CDS encoding IS1182 family transposase translates to MAYIQGEPRNQTSLFPVSLEDLIPEDHLVRVIDAYVAGLDLVQLGFGRATPKGTGRPSYDPADQLKLYLYGYFQRIRSSRRLEAECQRNVEVMWLINRLKPDFKTIADFRRDNKTAFIATCRAFVQFCRAVGLIAGDLVAIDGSKFRTVASARRHLNLKQLKLQEEKLDKRIAQYLVQLDEADKDEAGETVDRSAIKTALARLEDKQSNNRTCQALMKSMDLEQFNAHESDARMMRTAKGPRVAYNVQTAVDAEHCLILHHAVTQDGDDRRQLEPMAKEAKEQLQQPELTVTADAGYSNGQQFQACEDANITAYVPPSRSKNSSRKGKDFFDRKDFVYDVEHDHYQCPAGQLLTLKQLHNGNREYQAIKDCTSCALKAQCTDAPRRYVSRHANEDAFERMGQRMRAHPEMMVSRRSIVEHPFGNLKQWLFGNGRFLLRQLEGARAEMALAINAYNLKRVINVLGARQLMALMG, encoded by the coding sequence GTGGCGTATATCCAAGGTGAACCACGAAACCAGACCAGTCTATTCCCGGTTTCTCTGGAAGATTTAATACCTGAAGATCATCTCGTTCGCGTGATTGACGCCTATGTCGCAGGACTGGATCTTGTTCAATTGGGCTTCGGCAGGGCAACTCCCAAAGGCACAGGACGTCCCTCTTACGATCCTGCCGACCAGCTCAAACTGTATCTCTACGGCTATTTCCAGCGGATTCGCTCCTCGCGCCGACTTGAAGCCGAGTGCCAACGCAACGTCGAAGTCATGTGGCTGATCAATCGACTCAAGCCCGACTTTAAAACCATTGCCGACTTTCGTCGGGACAACAAAACCGCGTTCATTGCCACGTGCCGGGCCTTTGTCCAATTCTGCCGCGCGGTCGGTTTGATTGCGGGCGACCTGGTTGCCATCGATGGCAGTAAATTTCGGACGGTGGCGTCTGCACGACGGCATCTGAATCTCAAACAGCTCAAGCTCCAGGAGGAAAAGCTGGACAAGCGCATTGCCCAGTATCTGGTGCAGCTGGATGAGGCCGACAAGGACGAGGCGGGTGAAACGGTTGATCGCAGCGCGATCAAAACCGCGCTGGCGCGACTTGAAGACAAGCAGTCGAATAACCGGACTTGCCAGGCTTTGATGAAGTCTATGGATCTGGAGCAGTTCAACGCTCACGAAAGCGATGCTCGAATGATGCGCACCGCCAAAGGTCCGCGAGTTGCTTACAACGTGCAAACGGCGGTGGACGCTGAACACTGCCTGATCCTGCACCATGCAGTGACTCAGGATGGCGACGATCGGCGTCAGTTGGAGCCGATGGCCAAGGAGGCCAAAGAACAGTTGCAGCAGCCAGAGCTGACCGTGACGGCTGACGCCGGCTACTCCAATGGCCAGCAATTCCAGGCATGTGAAGACGCCAACATCACGGCTTATGTGCCGCCCAGCCGATCAAAGAACTCCAGCCGCAAAGGTAAGGATTTTTTCGACCGAAAAGACTTTGTTTACGACGTAGAGCACGACCATTACCAATGCCCTGCCGGCCAATTACTGACACTCAAGCAATTGCACAACGGCAATCGTGAGTACCAGGCCATCAAGGATTGCACCTCCTGTGCATTAAAAGCACAGTGCACCGATGCGCCTCGTCGGTATGTCTCGCGGCATGCAAACGAAGATGCCTTTGAGCGCATGGGGCAACGGATGCGGGCACATCCAGAGATGATGGTCAGCCGAAGATCCATCGTTGAACACCCTTTCGGCAACCTCAAACAATGGCTGTTCGGCAACGGCCGCTTCCTGCTGCGTCAATTGGAAGGCGCGAGAGCGGAAATGGCGCTGGCGATAAACGCCTACAACCTCAAAAGAGTGATTAATGTGCTGGGAGCACGTCAACTGATGGCGTTAATGGGCTGA
- the accB gene encoding acetyl-CoA carboxylase biotin carboxyl carrier protein translates to MDIRKVKKLIELLEESGIDELEIKEGEESVRISRHSKTPAQQYYAPAPMHAPAPAPVAAAPVAAAAPAAPAAPVLNGNVARSPMVGTFYRKSSPSSPSFVEVGQTVKKGDTLCIVEAMKMMNHIEAEASGVIESILVEDGQPVEYDQPLFTIV, encoded by the coding sequence ATGGATATCCGTAAAGTTAAGAAACTGATCGAATTGCTGGAAGAGTCCGGTATCGACGAGCTCGAGATCAAGGAAGGCGAAGAGTCCGTACGCATCAGCCGTCACAGCAAGACGCCGGCTCAGCAGTACTACGCTCCCGCTCCTATGCATGCTCCGGCGCCGGCGCCTGTCGCTGCTGCTCCGGTTGCCGCCGCTGCTCCTGCAGCTCCGGCTGCGCCAGTGCTGAACGGCAACGTTGCCCGTTCGCCGATGGTCGGCACTTTCTATCGCAAATCTTCGCCGTCCTCGCCGTCCTTCGTTGAAGTCGGCCAGACCGTGAAGAAAGGCGACACTCTGTGCATCGTCGAAGCCATGAAGATGATGAACCACATCGAAGCTGAAGCCAGCGGTGTGATCGAATCCATCCTCGTCGAAGACGGCCAGCCGGTTGAGTACGACCAACCGCTGTTCACCATCGTTTGA
- a CDS encoding Hcp family type VI secretion system effector: MPTPAFMTLHGKRQGLISAGAFTEASVGNVYQLGREDQIMIQALSHGIFVPKGSGAGRRMHKPLVITKAIDKASPLINIALCSGELLSKCRVEWYRTSAQGMQEHFYTMELEDAVIIGAEVLMPHCQDPGTAYLTQLEKVHFSYRRIYWRHEISRTMGSDEWSAEEQG, from the coding sequence ATGCCAACTCCCGCCTTCATGACCCTCCACGGCAAACGACAAGGCTTGATCAGCGCCGGGGCTTTCACCGAGGCATCGGTGGGCAACGTCTACCAATTGGGGCGCGAGGACCAGATCATGATTCAGGCTCTCAGCCATGGCATTTTCGTGCCCAAAGGGTCGGGTGCGGGACGCCGGATGCACAAGCCCTTGGTCATCACCAAGGCCATCGACAAGGCGTCGCCGCTGATCAACATCGCTCTGTGCTCCGGGGAGTTGCTCAGCAAGTGCCGCGTCGAGTGGTATCGCACCTCGGCTCAGGGAATGCAGGAGCATTTCTACACGATGGAGCTGGAAGACGCGGTGATCATCGGCGCCGAAGTGCTGATGCCGCATTGCCAGGATCCGGGCACTGCTTACCTAACTCAATTGGAGAAGGTCCACTTCAGTTACCGACGGATCTATTGGCGGCATGAGATCAGCCGAACCATGGGCTCTGACGAATGGAGCGCCGAGGAGCAGGGATGA
- a CDS encoding protein-disulfide reductase DsbD: protein MRRLLCLLFLVLALPASAAGLLDSRPSSTLGSINNSADFLPVREAFKLSLVESTPQSIKLRFVATEGYYLYRHRFQFRAEPADISLGTAQLPKGEQKHDEFFGDVEVYHGILDIDLPRTDSRAFTLVVTYQGCADKGLCYPPETERLSIEGSGAATTAWNWRELALFFLAGVGLTFTPCVLPMLPILSGVVLRGQVGGLRGFNLSLAYVLPMALCFALLGALMGMFGAQLNLQARLQSAWVLVPFAMFFAVFALAMFGVFELKLPYAISSRLDRIAGRTEGGSLWGAAVLGVVSSLLVSPCVSAPLAGALLYISASGDALGGGLKLFMLGLGMGAPLLLVATGGAAWLPKSGPWLIYVKNAIGVLLLGLAIALLSRVLPGQITLLLIGLLAGGVGLFMGALEFVYKPPRKRLGQLLGMLLLFYALACWYGAFSGQTDPLNPIGQSRIVAGNGQPQIAGNWQTITTPAELDRVLAEAKSSGTPLLLDWYADWCISCKVIEHEVLNDANVVESLRGYRLVRFDITASNAEQRALLDRYTLFGPPALMFFGKDGVERSDVRVIGEINAKNFAERVAKANDRI from the coding sequence ATGCGCCGTTTGCTCTGCCTGCTGTTTTTAGTGCTCGCCCTGCCGGCCTCTGCCGCCGGGTTGCTGGACAGTCGGCCCAGTTCCACACTGGGTTCGATCAACAACAGCGCCGACTTCCTGCCGGTGCGCGAAGCCTTTAAGTTGAGCCTGGTAGAAAGCACGCCGCAATCGATCAAGCTGCGCTTCGTCGCCACCGAGGGTTACTACCTCTACCGCCATCGCTTCCAGTTTCGCGCCGAACCGGCTGACATTAGCCTCGGTACAGCGCAACTGCCCAAGGGCGAACAAAAGCACGATGAGTTCTTCGGCGATGTCGAGGTTTACCACGGCATTCTCGATATAGACCTGCCGCGCACCGATTCCCGCGCCTTTACGCTGGTCGTGACCTATCAGGGCTGTGCCGACAAAGGCCTGTGTTACCCGCCCGAAACCGAACGCCTGAGCATTGAGGGCAGCGGCGCCGCGACCACTGCCTGGAACTGGCGCGAACTGGCGCTGTTTTTCCTTGCAGGTGTTGGCCTGACCTTCACCCCCTGCGTACTGCCGATGCTGCCGATCCTCTCCGGGGTGGTCCTGCGCGGGCAGGTCGGTGGTTTACGCGGCTTTAATCTGTCGCTGGCCTACGTACTGCCGATGGCTCTTTGTTTCGCGTTGCTCGGGGCGTTGATGGGAATGTTCGGCGCACAGCTCAATCTTCAGGCACGCTTGCAGTCGGCCTGGGTGCTGGTGCCGTTCGCGATGTTTTTCGCAGTGTTTGCCCTGGCCATGTTTGGCGTCTTCGAACTGAAACTGCCCTACGCCATCAGCAGCCGCCTGGACCGGATTGCCGGGCGTACCGAAGGCGGCTCACTGTGGGGCGCGGCGGTGCTGGGCGTGGTGTCGAGCCTGCTGGTTTCGCCATGTGTCTCGGCACCACTGGCTGGCGCGCTGCTGTACATCAGCGCCAGCGGCGATGCTCTGGGCGGCGGATTGAAATTGTTCATGCTCGGCTTGGGCATGGGTGCGCCGCTGTTGCTGGTGGCGACCGGCGGCGCGGCCTGGCTGCCGAAAAGCGGACCGTGGCTGATCTACGTGAAAAACGCGATTGGGGTGCTGTTGCTAGGGCTGGCGATCGCTTTGCTCAGCCGGGTATTGCCGGGCCAGATCACCTTGCTGTTGATCGGCTTGCTCGCCGGTGGTGTCGGGTTGTTCATGGGAGCACTGGAATTCGTTTATAAACCGCCGAGAAAACGCCTGGGGCAATTGCTCGGGATGCTCCTGCTGTTTTATGCCCTGGCCTGTTGGTACGGCGCGTTCAGTGGCCAGACCGATCCGCTCAATCCCATTGGCCAATCGCGCATTGTCGCCGGCAACGGTCAACCGCAAATCGCCGGCAACTGGCAAACCATTACCACTCCAGCCGAACTGGACCGCGTCCTCGCCGAAGCCAAATCCTCCGGTACGCCACTGCTGCTCGACTGGTACGCCGACTGGTGCATCAGTTGCAAAGTCATCGAACACGAAGTCCTCAACGATGCCAATGTTGTTGAAAGCCTCAGAGGCTATCGATTGGTCCGTTTCGATATCACCGCCAGCAACGCCGAACAACGCGCCCTGCTCGACCGCTACACGCTGTTCGGCCCTCCGGCACTGATGTTTTTTGGCAAGGATGGCGTCGAACGTAGCGATGTACGGGTGATCGGCGAGATCAACGCGAAAAACTTCGCCGAACGTGTTGCGAAAGCAAATGACCGGATTTAA
- the aroQ gene encoding type II 3-dehydroquinate dehydratase, whose product MATLLVLHGPNLNLLGTREPGVYGATTLAQINQDLEQRARNAGHHLLYLQSNAEYELIDRIHAARGEGVDFILINPAAFTHTSVALRDALLAVSIPFIEVHLSNVHKREPFRHHSYFSDVAVGVICGLGASGYRLALEAALEQLERQATT is encoded by the coding sequence ATGGCGACCCTATTGGTTTTACATGGCCCCAACCTGAACCTGCTCGGCACCCGGGAACCGGGCGTCTACGGTGCAACGACGCTGGCGCAGATCAATCAGGATCTGGAACAGCGGGCGCGCAATGCCGGCCACCATTTGCTCTACCTGCAAAGCAACGCCGAGTACGAATTGATCGATCGCATCCACGCTGCTCGCGGCGAAGGTGTGGACTTCATTCTGATCAATCCAGCAGCTTTTACACATACAAGTGTCGCATTACGTGACGCGCTGCTGGCCGTGAGCATCCCATTCATCGAAGTGCATTTGTCTAACGTGCACAAACGCGAACCTTTCCGCCATCACTCTTACTTCTCCGACGTTGCGGTGGGAGTGATCTGCGGCCTTGGCGCCAGCGGTTATCGACTGGCCCTGGAGGCCGCACTAGAGCAGCTTGAAAGACAGGCAACGACTTGA
- a CDS encoding polymorphic toxin type 44 domain-containing protein, which yields MAVAFHKKKVLKEGSAFIYSWFYTQVRNRGPWDYKKLSPDYEAFGNFNYGAAGIAAGFSESVLLRAAGVAQTQAKTTKVEFGSWWSEAPFGDDPADQEWIKKGVRYARFRNY from the coding sequence ATGGCAGTTGCCTTCCATAAGAAAAAAGTTTTGAAAGAGGGATCCGCATTCATTTACTCCTGGTTCTATACCCAGGTCAGAAATCGCGGCCCTTGGGATTACAAAAAACTGTCTCCTGACTATGAGGCTTTCGGTAATTTCAATTACGGCGCGGCCGGGATTGCTGCGGGATTTTCCGAAAGTGTCCTGTTACGTGCCGCCGGTGTTGCCCAGACACAGGCAAAAACGACAAAAGTAGAATTTGGAAGCTGGTGGAGCGAGGCTCCTTTTGGCGATGATCCTGCGGATCAGGAATGGATCAAAAAAGGAGTCAGGTATGCCCGGTTCAGGAACTACTAA
- a CDS encoding DUF2333 family protein: protein MLDWKNRTGSAPERAAEPKSATRSYLGGLLFSRALATLIVLYLLVTIALGWYWSQEPALFPVQQNAQMAAEKEGKQMVVGYTTVETLKTVAGTLLTKPGGYISNDRFPPGLWMDNMPSWEYGVLVQVRDLSRALRKDFARSQSQSAEDADLAKAEPRFNFDNKSWVLPSSESEYQEGINSLSRYQARLSGPDQKSALFYARADNLNNWLGDVGTRLGSLSQRLSASVGRVKLNTALKTEVPALGQVPQVDEEVVETPWLQIDNVFYEARGQAWALSHLLRAIEVDFADVLAKKNATVSVRQIIRELEASQEPVWSPMILNGSGFGVLANHSLVMANYISRANAAVIDLRQLLNQG from the coding sequence ATGCTGGACTGGAAGAACCGCACAGGCAGCGCGCCTGAGCGTGCCGCTGAACCGAAATCGGCCACCCGCAGTTATTTGGGCGGCCTGTTGTTCAGCCGGGCGCTGGCCACTCTGATTGTTCTTTACCTGTTGGTGACGATTGCGCTGGGCTGGTACTGGAGCCAGGAGCCGGCGCTGTTCCCGGTTCAGCAGAATGCCCAAATGGCGGCCGAGAAAGAAGGCAAGCAGATGGTTGTCGGGTACACCACGGTGGAAACCCTCAAGACCGTTGCCGGTACTTTGCTGACCAAACCGGGTGGTTATATTTCCAACGACCGTTTTCCGCCGGGCCTGTGGATGGACAACATGCCGAGCTGGGAATATGGCGTGCTGGTCCAGGTCCGCGACCTGAGCCGTGCGCTGCGTAAAGACTTCGCCCGTTCCCAGTCGCAGTCCGCCGAAGACGCCGACCTGGCCAAGGCCGAGCCGCGTTTCAACTTCGACAACAAGAGCTGGGTGCTGCCGTCCAGTGAGTCCGAGTACCAGGAAGGCATCAATTCCCTGAGCCGCTATCAGGCGCGTCTGTCGGGGCCTGACCAGAAAAGCGCGCTGTTTTATGCCCGCGCCGACAACCTGAACAACTGGCTGGGTGATGTCGGAACCCGTTTGGGTTCGCTGTCGCAACGGCTGTCGGCCAGTGTTGGCCGGGTCAAGCTCAACACCGCGCTGAAAACCGAAGTCCCGGCGCTCGGTCAGGTGCCGCAGGTTGACGAAGAAGTCGTCGAAACCCCGTGGCTGCAGATCGATAACGTGTTTTACGAAGCCCGCGGTCAAGCCTGGGCATTGTCCCACCTGCTGCGTGCCATCGAAGTCGATTTCGCCGATGTGTTGGCGAAGAAAAACGCCACGGTCAGCGTGCGCCAGATCATTCGTGAGCTGGAAGCCTCGCAAGAACCGGTCTGGAGCCCGATGATCCTCAACGGCAGCGGCTTCGGTGTGTTGGCCAACCACTCGCTGGTCATGGCCAATTACATCTCCCGGGCCAACGCCGCGGTGATCGATTTGCGTCAGTTGCTCAATCAGGGCTGA
- the gcbA gene encoding diguanylate cyclase GcbA produces MTEPEDPSRERLKHHFAQRVIHQARQILEIWQRLQRNEWSTTDLSELSEANLRLLRFAERFEQPEHTQLARHIGQSLEAVDANRGRLSSGLITDLNRLMQRLSRTGLRHGDQLEQTFLPPLRKPIYVMLQDHDRAERLAKQLEFFGLSAQSLDSVAAFRSSMVERLPAAIVMDVDFSGTGIGLKLAAEAQEGLDQPLPLLFFSLHETDTPTRLAAVRAGGQEFLTGTLEASSLLEKIEVLTCVAQYEPYKVLIIDDSRAQALHTERLLNSAGIVTRTLIEPIQAMAELADFQPDLIILDMYMPACTGTELAKVIRHNDRYVSVPIIYLSAEDDLDKQLDAMSEGGDDFLTKPIKPRHLITTVRNRAARARNLKARMVRDSLTGLYNHTHILQLLEDCSFRARRESKPLSFAMLDIDHFKRVNDSHGHPMGDRVIKSLALFLKQRLRKTDFIGRYGGEEFAIVMPDTDIESAYKVLNEIRQRFAEIHYPAQPQDLWCTFSAGVVELHEDSDSLMMASQADEALYRAKNAGRNRVQAALESKQSATFSSESTDSVITL; encoded by the coding sequence ATGACCGAGCCAGAAGACCCCAGCCGTGAGCGCCTCAAGCACCACTTTGCCCAGCGGGTAATTCATCAGGCACGTCAGATTCTTGAGATATGGCAACGCCTGCAACGCAACGAATGGTCCACCACCGACCTGTCGGAGCTGAGTGAGGCCAATCTGCGCCTGCTGCGCTTTGCCGAACGTTTCGAACAACCGGAACACACCCAACTGGCGCGCCACATCGGCCAGTCGCTGGAAGCGGTGGACGCCAACCGCGGACGTCTGAGCAGCGGACTGATCACCGACCTCAATCGCCTGATGCAGCGTCTGTCCCGCACCGGCCTGCGTCATGGTGATCAGCTCGAGCAAACCTTTCTGCCGCCGCTGCGCAAGCCGATCTACGTGATGCTGCAGGATCATGACCGGGCCGAGCGGCTGGCCAAACAACTTGAATTCTTCGGGCTCAGCGCTCAATCCCTCGACAGTGTCGCCGCATTCCGCTCCTCGATGGTCGAGCGTTTGCCGGCGGCGATTGTCATGGACGTCGATTTCAGTGGCACCGGCATCGGTCTGAAACTGGCGGCCGAAGCCCAGGAGGGCCTCGACCAGCCTTTGCCGCTGCTGTTTTTCAGCTTGCACGAGACCGATACCCCGACGCGCCTCGCCGCCGTGCGCGCCGGTGGCCAGGAATTCCTCACCGGCACTCTCGAAGCTTCAAGCCTGCTGGAAAAGATCGAAGTCCTGACCTGCGTCGCCCAGTACGAACCTTATAAAGTGCTGATCATCGACGACTCCCGCGCCCAGGCCTTGCACACCGAACGCCTGCTCAACAGCGCCGGGATCGTCACGCGAACCTTGATCGAACCGATCCAGGCCATGGCCGAACTGGCGGATTTCCAGCCGGACCTGATCATCCTCGACATGTACATGCCGGCCTGCACCGGTACTGAACTGGCCAAAGTGATCCGGCATAACGACCGCTATGTCAGCGTGCCGATCATTTATCTGTCGGCCGAAGACGACCTGGACAAGCAGCTCGACGCCATGAGCGAGGGCGGCGACGACTTCCTGACCAAGCCGATCAAACCACGGCACCTGATCACCACCGTACGCAACCGCGCGGCGCGGGCGCGCAATCTGAAGGCGCGGATGGTGCGTGACAGCCTGACCGGTTTGTATAACCACACCCACATTCTGCAATTGCTCGAAGACTGTTCATTCCGCGCCCGTCGCGAAAGCAAGCCGCTGAGCTTTGCGATGCTCGATATCGACCACTTCAAACGGGTCAACGATAGCCACGGCCATCCCATGGGCGACCGGGTGATCAAGAGCCTGGCGCTGTTCCTCAAGCAACGGTTGCGCAAGACCGATTTCATCGGCCGTTATGGCGGTGAAGAGTTCGCCATCGTCATGCCGGACACTGATATCGAATCAGCCTACAAGGTGCTCAATGAAATCCGTCAGCGCTTTGCCGAAATTCACTACCCGGCTCAGCCTCAGGACCTCTGGTGCACCTTTAGCGCCGGCGTCGTCGAACTGCACGAAGACTCCGACAGCCTGATGATGGCGAGCCAGGCTGACGAAGCGCTGTACCGTGCCAAGAATGCCGGACGTAACCGCGTACAAGCCGCGCTGGAGTCAAAGCAAAGTGCCACTTTTTCATCGGAATCGACCGATTCGGTCATAACTCTGTAA